The segment GTTGCTTCAAGGGTCGGCATTTCCGGCGGTTTTGCAAAGCGGTAATCGCTTTCATAAATAACCTGGACTATCCTTTTTGCTTCAAACAAAGCCGGTGCACTGTGCTTATCTGAATTAAGACCAGATAATGGATCAAAGGAATGAAGCTCTGCCATGGAAATTCGCTCAGTTCTGCCTTGAAACAGAGGGAAGGGTCCGGAAGCAAATGTTTCAATAAGATTAGAAATGTTTCCGAGATACTCAACCAAGGTATCGCTGTCCATCAATTCCCACATAGATTGGTCCCCTCTGAACCAATGGTACTCAGAGGAATGGCTTGGTACAGGAAAAAGCTGAAAGCTTGTTAATCCAACCATATCAGATTCAGAAACATCCGTCTCAGCAAAATCAGGCTCACTGTCTCCCTCTCTTCTGTCAGGTTTGTGATTGCACTCACCCTCATCTGGCCCTGTGTAGTTAAGTTCAGCCGGTCCGACTCCGTCAATGCCGACATCATCTCCTGCATCTTCAGTTATCTGATATACGCCGTCACCGTTTGCATCTACGCCATCATCCCAATCCTGATCTTCATCAGCATCCCAATGATCACGGAGGTCTTCCATTTTTAAATTGTAAGTTTCCAAAAAAGCAGCAATATCATAAATTCCATCAGTGGGACCTACCAGTTTAGTTGCATCATTGTCTCTCTTTTCGTCTATTAATCCATCCTGGTCATTGTCAATATTATCCCATGAAATACCTGGACTCTCCAGATAGGCAAAGCCCATTGTTCCAGGTGTTAACCCTCCCTGACCTATACCATCGACATCCCAAGAATAGGCCATGTCAATTTTTCGGTCAAAAAAGCCCAGCTCATCATCTCTCTCACCACCAATTCCATTATCTACCCAGTAACCAAAAGCGACTTGTGGTAGATCATAATCAGAAATATTGGCTATTATATACTCCCAGAAAATACAGTCACGAGCCTGTGGATTATTCCACTGGAACCCTCTCTGTTCAACTCTCAAGCCCAAACCACCCCATGGTTTACCCTTCTGAATTGTCACATCTGGACGCTTGTCGCCTATATATACTCCGGGACGCGGAAAATATTTAACTCTGTCTTCAGGACCCAAATACTCCTGATCTTGAGCATCATTTACTACAAAATAAGTTTCCAGGTCAGCACCAATCTTTCCACGACCAAACCGCCCGTTCCATTCACCGGGCCATACAAGCTGGTCTCCAGCAGCAGGCCAGCCAGCAACCGGCCATGTACTCGGATGATTACTCATTGCAGGATATTCACTGTTTTCATTAGAATATCCAAAAACAGGGTAAAATCCCCACTCTATAGTCCCTGTGGGATCAGTATCCATCTCTTCTCTGTAACTTGTCTGAAGAAAATACAGAGTATCAAGACCAGTACTGTTTTGTATCTCTGTAATATCAGTAACAGGTACTGTATCATTTTTAATATAAACACATGCACCAACTAAAAGAGCAATACCATCAAGCATTCTGACACCCTCTTCATTATTGGGCCATCTGGACCATTGTGATCCCACCACTCCTGAAACCCATTTTGCCAGTTCAGTAGTATTTTGAAAATAAAGATATACTCTGTTTCCAGTCATATAACCTTCTCTTTCAGCAGCAATATCACCAGCAGGGTCATCCGGGCCTTCATATACTTTACCCTGACTCCAAAGTTGTGATACTGCTGTAAAAAGACTTACCAAAACTATTACTAATATTATCTTCCAGTTATTCATGCTAAAAGGCCTCACTTTTACCGTTCATAAATTACGACAATTTAAGGATTTCTTTTTCTGTCCATTATGTCTTATAAAATCAATAGCAACCATTGCTCTCTCATATTATTTATCAAAATACTATTTCCATTCCAAATTTAATAAGGCGAGGAGCTGAATACATTGATGGATTATGAATAATATCTTCATATTCATTAAAATCACTATGATGTGCAGCTAAATCAGTATCCCTAATAATAGCTGTATATGCCCGTCCTGTTTCTGAATTTACCCACACTTCATTAAGCCTGTCAAACAGGTTATATACATTTAACAACAATTTTGCTTTAAACGGCCCAAATACAGTTATATTATAATATCCAGTTAAATCAACACTCAGGCGCGCAGGCCGCGACGCATTGTTAGGATAAAGATTTACTCTTGATAAAGTACTTTCACTTACTGGTGTCCACGTATAAGGGGACCCGCTATTAAAATAACCAGTTAAAGTCAATCCATAATCTTTTGTATTATATCCCATAGTGAGGTTCAAGGTATGACGCTGGTCCCAACTCATAGGTATAAGCCGTGGTACAGGGTCCATACTATTACCTGCTCTTGTAAATGTCTGTAATGGGTTATCAGCATTCCCTCTTGTGTATTGAAGTGTATAATTAAGATATACAGACACAGGGCCTGAAACATAATCATATTTAAGTTCAATACCTTTTGCATTACCATAATCTTTATTTGAATAAAGGCCGTACTCAATTTGGTTAAATGTAGTAATTACTTTTGCACTGAGCAAATCATAAATATCACGATAATAAAGTGCAACTTCAAGTCCCATACCTTTCATTATCTGCTGCCACAAGCCCACTTCATACTGAATAGTTTTTTCTGCTTTGATTTGAGCATTACCCATTGTTGTTGCATAATCTGTAGGTGCCACACGAAAAGCATGATTTTGATACATTGCATAAAGTGGAGGCATTTTACGAAAATGTCCATAACTAAATCTTAAGAGTGCAGTTTTCCCCAGCTGGTAAGCAAGTCCAAGCCTCGGACTGAGCTGAACTTTTGGGTCAGCAGGTAAATACTGAGACATTTTTTCTGGATTATCGGGGAAATTCAGCTGATTTGCAGGATTCCTTCTCTGAGAAGGATATACAGTTTTCGGATCAAAATATTCATAACGCACACCAAAATTTATTACCATTTCATCAAATTCCATTTTATCCTGGATATATGCAGCAAACTCAAATGGCTTTACTCTGTAAACATCGGAATAAATCGACGTATCAGGTAATATCTCAGGTTCATAAAGATCGTTTTCCCATTGGGTACCATAATATTTATTTCTTATGGAGTAATACCTATTATCAAGATCATGTTGTGTAATATGAACGCCTGTCTTAATATTGTGATTTTTAGTAACCTGGCAACTTATATCAAACTTGGCTGTATATTCCCATTTAACTCTCTCATCATGTCCTTTTTGCTGCCCTCCTGTAAAAAAATTGGGGCCTGTATTCCGTAAATATTTATCATGAACATAAGCAGAGTCTAAAGGATTTTTATATAAATACCAACCATGATAATGTCGCATAGCTGAAAGTTTCAGTTCATAAAATGTCCTTCTACTTAGAAGATGATTAACTTCAAGAGCAATCATCTTTGATTCTCTGTGAGTTGAAGCTGTCCCGTCCGGATTGTACTTAAAACTATGGTCGTAACTGTGCCAGTTATCTTTATTGTATGTTGTAAGAAGTGCTAATCTTAAACCTGTAAAAGGCTGAGCATTTAATTTTCCCATTATCGATAAGTTTTTACTTCTATTCATGGGAACATAGCTGTTATCGCCTGTATGTTCAGTGTACCACATTGAAGGATCTACTGATTCATAATTACTGTAATCCCATGGATTAAAACGTCTTATTCCATTTAAATGATTTTTCTTATCCTGATATCGCACATTAGTAAAGAATGCAAGTTTATCCTTCCATATAGGCCCGCTTAAGTTGAACTTATAATCTTGATTTCTGTTCAGTTCGCTGTCACGCAAACCTATAAAAATGTCCTTATGAGGCGTAAAATAATTACCTAACTGAGTGGATACTCTGCCAGTAAATTTTTTGCTGCCACCTTTTGTTACTGCATTAACGATACCACTCATCGCCTGACCATATTCAGCATTGAAAGTACCTGTTATCACTTCCAGGTCTGCAACTGCTTCCGGCTCCAAGTCCACCGATCTTCCGCTACCTCCAAATGATTCTGTTACAGGAATACCATCAATCATATAGGCTACTTCACTTAAACGGCCTCCACGAAAATGTCCATCAACCACACCCGCCTGCATGCTAATGGCACCACTTATATCTTCCACTGGCATTAGTTTTAATTGTTCGCTCGAAACATTTCTTATCGAACTTGTCTGATCTTTTTTCAGACTGACTTTATCTGCTTGAATCACAATGGTTTGCCCCAATACCGCGCTCCCTTCCATCTCAATTCTCAAATAGGAAGTTCTGTTTACAGAAACCCTTACATTCTCAATCCGTTTAGTCTTATACCCAATATACATGACCCTTATAGTATACTTACCCGGAGGAACATTTAAGATGTAGAAATCACCTTTGTTATCTGTGGCTGCACCTCTGTTCGTTCCTTCAATTGCTACGTTAGCCGCAATCAATCCTCCGCCGGAATTTGCCTCTACTACTTTCCCGACAATTTTACCCGTTGTCTGTGCAAAAAGTACTTCTGGTAAAAAAATGCACAAAATTAGCAATGTTTTAATCGGACCAATCACTTTCATAATAGTTCCTTTTACAATTTTATGATAAGGCCGTTCATCTAATTTAAATAAATACTTCCTTATACCGCCCGACTCCCATTTATAACACTTTGTATTATTATGGGCAGAATAATATACATTTTTTATGGTACGGCTCATAAAAAATTATTTAAGCCGTACCATAAGTAACACATCTTTTTACTTCATCAGAATCATTTTCTTAATCTCAGAAAAATCTCCTGCTTTTATCTTATAGAAATAAACTCCTGAAGATAAATCAGAGGCGTTGAATGTAACTGAGTGTGATCCAGCTGTAACATATGAATCTACCAGTGTTTTTATTTTACGTCCCTGAACATTGTAAATATCCAATATTACACGACTATTTATAGGTAACCTGTACTGAATAGTTGTTGTTGGATTAAAAGGATTTGGATAATTCTGGACAAGCTGAAAATCAGCAGGCCGAAGTTCGGGATTTCTCTCAACAGAAGTAGCAACACCAGCTGTATCACCAATCCATGTATATGTCCACTGCTGAACAGAAGACCACTGAAGGTCAGTTGCATTTGGTGAGAGACCAAGATTACCTTCCCATGTTCCATCATTATCATGCAAGTAGAGTTCAAATGGTACTTTCATACCACGAACAGGATGGAACCTTGAATCAGCAGGATTTACTGCAGGAATTGAATCGAGAGGTATTTTAATCTCTACAACATAATCTGCTCCGCCTAAATCACTAAAATAGTAATTTTCGTCCTCAGGCAGCCAGAGCTTTCCCATACCTGCATAATCACGAGTAAACCCTTCTTCATTTGCATAGAAGACATAATCTGGCTCTTCTCCTCTTTTCAGTGATTTATGTGTAGGTCCAACCTGATTATAGAGGCCGAGGAACATCTGGAATGCATCCTGATTCCACCAATCTCCAGTACCAAAGTTATAAACATCATCAATAACATCAGCAGCAACATAAAGTGCATCGTCATCAATTGCCATGTAAATATTAGCACTCAGATCATTGAAATCATCCACATCTCCAAAAACATTATTGTCTTCTGGAGTAAGTGTAAATGGCACTATACCTGAAGCATCCCATTCAGAAAGATCTCCATCTGCTGCAAAATCAGCAGGAGGATTTAGTGATATTGTAGGTATTCCCTTTGCAGTATTGGTTACAAGGCCTGCTGTAGTACCTGGCTCACTTGTATTACCTGATCCATCTGTACATGTAACTGCATAATAATAAGAAACTTCTGTATCAGTAAGAGGGTAGTAAAGCCAATGAGTTGCAGTCTGAATATCCTCTCCAACATTTGCTGCTATCAGCTCCACTCCTTCTGCACTTACATCTGTAATTGGATTCTTGCTGGCATATACATTATAAACCTCATCAGATTCTCCGGGAACATCCTGCCAAATAACCAAATTATAATAAGTTGCAACAACGGCATTTACACCTGTCGGAGGGGGAGGAGCAACAACATCTATAGTTGGATTACCTGTCCACAGATCATCAATATAAATGGTATTTCCGGCAACACTGTTTCCTTCAGCCATGATCTGCAGAACACCTATGGCTGAAGTGTCAAGAGTAGCTCCTTCGACAATTGAAAAATCCGACAAAGCCAGAGAATATTGATGCCAGTTACCATCATCAATTGGGTCAAATTTGTAGCCTGCCTTATCAGAACCACTCTCAAACTGCCATCCTAGTGTGTCAACACCTGTATCTACTTTCATTTTGAATTTCAAAGAATCTTGTCGCCAAGCACTTGTCATATTAAGAGCAGGTGAAATATTCCATCCAATTCCTGTCCAGCCATTACCCCATTCGTTGCCTTGAACCCATTTCATAGCATTGGTCCCGGCAGTTGCTCCTTCTCCTTCCACAATTTCAAAAGTTGATTGACCCCATGTAAAGCCATTCAATTTTGAACTCAGTGTTTTGCCGTTAAAGAAAACAATTGGGAGTACCTTATATCCGGTAAGAGCCATATGATCCAGAATTATTGTTCCAGTTTCTGCATTCCCTTCACCAGCTCCGCCAATAGAAAATTCAAAAGAAAAACCTTTGATTTTATCAAGATCAAGCTGATCATTTCCTTCTATTCCGGACCATCCTGTGCGGTTAAATGCACCTCCGCCCCATTCATCAAGAGTAGGATCGCTCCGCCCGTCTTTTAGAGGAATACTTATTCTATTCCATCCGGGAGGATTGTCTAAAATATAATGGAATGAATAATAATACTCACATTCCAAAACACTATAAGTTTTTGCACCATTCTCAGAATTACTTACATCGTGCAGGTTTATCCTGAGATGAACAGTACTCGGTGTAGAGGATGGTACTTCATTGTAATACCAAATCACAAGCGAGTCATACGCTGACCAGTCATACACACCTAATGAATCCGGATTCCAGTGCTCAAGTTTAGTGTAGCCTCCCCAACTTTCACTATTATGGGCAGACCACTCAAGCTTCATTGCACCAGCACCCTCATACAAAGGGTTATCAATATAACTAATTTTTATCCACCCTTTGGCAGAATCGGCGTTATCACTGGTTTGATAGTGCTGCCCCCCATGATTGGCAAAATATGCCCAGTAATTTGTATCTGCAGTAGCAGTATCAAAATTATTAATAACCATTTGCTGAGCAAGAAGTAACGCAGGAAGCGTTACAATAATTAACATAACTAATATCAACCCTCTCTTCATAATAGCCTCCTTTTTGAAATATAAAAGTTCACCTAAAAAATAAGTTTGTTTTTTTTACCTCCCTCCTTAATAGTGGTTTATTTTTTCACATTTAAAGCCTACTGTTTTTATTCAAAGAAACAATGCAAACTAAAAACCGTGCAAACCATAAGTAATGAAAATACTACTATAATAGGCGGACTAATTAGCCTCAAAAATATAAATCCCAATTTTTACTTATGTACTTTAAAAATAATCTCAAAGAAATCATTTTTTACGGTTTTTACTTCTCCTTGAATAGTTGAAACTTATAATTAATAGAACACTAAAACAAATCAGTACGATTATTATATCTGCAATGGCCACTGAATTTAACATTCTCTACCTTTTTCAAATCTGTTGGGTTAAGATAATAGCAAAGTTAAAATTGCAATAAACATACCACATAAACCCCAGCATTGTTTTTATTAAAATTACACCAACAAACCCAAAAAAATACTTTTAAAAATTATTAAAATAAACATCTTCTCCCATTATTATTTTAATAATGATATTGAGATTTATTTTGTTAACTTATAATCAAAATCTGCTTCAAGATCACTAATTTTAACTTTAAACTTCCCCGGTTCAACTACAAGTCTGTTATTCTGTCCAATAAAACTTAAATCATTCTCATCCAGTACAAATGAAACTTTTTTTATCTCACCTGGTTCAAGGCTTATTTTTTTAAATCTTTTCAGCCTTCTGTTAGAAGGTGTTATTGACGCGTAACAATCCTGAACATACAGTTGAACAACTTCCATTCCACTACGTTTCCCTATATTTTCTACTTTGACAGATATTTGAAGTGTCTCGCCCTTATGCAAAACAACCTTATTCAGATGAATATCTGAAAATCGGAAAGTAGTATAACTCAAACCATAACCGAATTCCCACTGTGGATTATATCTACAGTATTCATTGGAATTCTCACTATTCTTATAATCATATAATGTAAGATCATTTGGGAAACGAGGATAAGTAATTGGCAGTTTTCCACTTGGATTAAAATCTCCTGCCAACACATCAGCAACTGCATTTCCTCCTTCCATTCCAGGTAAATATGCCATAAGTATTGCCTTTGCATGCTTTTCTATATCTCTTATAATACGAGGCCGCCCTTCTACTAACACTATTACAACAGGTACTCCGGTTTTATACAGTTTCATAGCAAGTTCTGTCTGATCTGAATCAAGAGTTAAATCCGATATATTGCCATTAGTTTCACAATAAGGCTGCTCTCCAAGACAGAGAATAAC is part of the bacterium genome and harbors:
- a CDS encoding T9SS type A sorting domain-containing protein, whose protein sequence is MKRGLILVMLIIVTLPALLLAQQMVINNFDTATADTNYWAYFANHGGQHYQTSDNADSAKGWIKISYIDNPLYEGAGAMKLEWSAHNSESWGGYTKLEHWNPDSLGVYDWSAYDSLVIWYYNEVPSSTPSTVHLRINLHDVSNSENGAKTYSVLECEYYYSFHYILDNPPGWNRISIPLKDGRSDPTLDEWGGGAFNRTGWSGIEGNDQLDLDKIKGFSFEFSIGGAGEGNAETGTIILDHMALTGYKVLPIVFFNGKTLSSKLNGFTWGQSTFEIVEGEGATAGTNAMKWVQGNEWGNGWTGIGWNISPALNMTSAWRQDSLKFKMKVDTGVDTLGWQFESGSDKAGYKFDPIDDGNWHQYSLALSDFSIVEGATLDTSAIGVLQIMAEGNSVAGNTIYIDDLWTGNPTIDVVAPPPPTGVNAVVATYYNLVIWQDVPGESDEVYNVYASKNPITDVSAEGVELIAANVGEDIQTATHWLYYPLTDTEVSYYYAVTCTDGSGNTSEPGTTAGLVTNTAKGIPTISLNPPADFAADGDLSEWDASGIVPFTLTPEDNNVFGDVDDFNDLSANIYMAIDDDALYVAADVIDDVYNFGTGDWWNQDAFQMFLGLYNQVGPTHKSLKRGEEPDYVFYANEEGFTRDYAGMGKLWLPEDENYYFSDLGGADYVVEIKIPLDSIPAVNPADSRFHPVRGMKVPFELYLHDNDGTWEGNLGLSPNATDLQWSSVQQWTYTWIGDTAGVATSVERNPELRPADFQLVQNYPNPFNPTTTIQYRLPINSRVILDIYNVQGRKIKTLVDSYVTAGSHSVTFNASDLSSGVYFYKIKAGDFSEIKKMILMK
- a CDS encoding TonB-dependent receptor, whose product is MKVIGPIKTLLILCIFLPEVLFAQTTGKIVGKVVEANSGGGLIAANVAIEGTNRGAATDNKGDFYILNVPPGKYTIRVMYIGYKTKRIENVRVSVNRTSYLRIEMEGSAVLGQTIVIQADKVSLKKDQTSSIRNVSSEQLKLMPVEDISGAISMQAGVVDGHFRGGRLSEVAYMIDGIPVTESFGGSGRSVDLEPEAVADLEVITGTFNAEYGQAMSGIVNAVTKGGSKKFTGRVSTQLGNYFTPHKDIFIGLRDSELNRNQDYKFNLSGPIWKDKLAFFTNVRYQDKKNHLNGIRRFNPWDYSNYESVDPSMWYTEHTGDNSYVPMNRSKNLSIMGKLNAQPFTGLRLALLTTYNKDNWHSYDHSFKYNPDGTASTHRESKMIALEVNHLLSRRTFYELKLSAMRHYHGWYLYKNPLDSAYVHDKYLRNTGPNFFTGGQQKGHDERVKWEYTAKFDISCQVTKNHNIKTGVHITQHDLDNRYYSIRNKYYGTQWENDLYEPEILPDTSIYSDVYRVKPFEFAAYIQDKMEFDEMVINFGVRYEYFDPKTVYPSQRRNPANQLNFPDNPEKMSQYLPADPKVQLSPRLGLAYQLGKTALLRFSYGHFRKMPPLYAMYQNHAFRVAPTDYATTMGNAQIKAEKTIQYEVGLWQQIMKGMGLEVALYYRDIYDLLSAKVITTFNQIEYGLYSNKDYGNAKGIELKYDYVSGPVSVYLNYTLQYTRGNADNPLQTFTRAGNSMDPVPRLIPMSWDQRHTLNLTMGYNTKDYGLTLTGYFNSGSPYTWTPVSESTLSRVNLYPNNASRPARLSVDLTGYYNITVFGPFKAKLLLNVYNLFDRLNEVWVNSETGRAYTAIIRDTDLAAHHSDFNEYEDIIHNPSMYSAPRLIKFGMEIVF